In Cryptomeria japonica chromosome 10, Sugi_1.0, whole genome shotgun sequence, a genomic segment contains:
- the LOC131042763 gene encoding uncharacterized protein LOC131042763 — protein sequence MEGWIKLIFDEAAKGNPGATGYGCIVWKDTRDIMDSVSGNTGIASNNEAEEMALARGLRFCVDNEFTSVEIEGDSQIIINTTKNNLTPNWKLRRYLVDIAMHLNQLQNYKIYHTFREANKAIDYLSNVGVSLESYTEKILTFDWQNELKQIVNDDLAESVYKVKSEIV from the coding sequence ATGGAAGGATGGATCAAACTCATTTTCGATGAGGCGGCTAAAGGAAACCCAGGGGCTACGGGATATGGTTGTATTGTTTGGAAAGATACAAGAGACATTATGGACAGTGTATCGGGAAACACAGGCATTGCTTCCAATAATGAGGCGGAAGAAATGGCTCTAGCCAGAGGTCTTAGATTTTGTGTTGATAACGAATTTACATCAGTGGAAATAGAGGGGGACTCACAAATTATAATCAACACCACCAAGAACAACTTGACACCCAATTGGAAGCTTCGTCGCtatttggttgatattgcaatgcaCCTTAACCAAttacaaaattataaaatttaCCACACTTTTCGTGAAGCAAACAAAGCAATTGATTATCTATCTAATGTTGGTGTCTCACTAGAATCATACACTGAGAAAATCTTAACTTTTGACTGGCAGAATGAGCTAAAACAAATTGTAAATGATGATTTGGCTGAATCGGTCTACAAAGTCAAGTCAGAGATCGTTTAA